The Centroberyx gerrardi isolate f3 chromosome 7, fCenGer3.hap1.cur.20231027, whole genome shotgun sequence genome contains a region encoding:
- the pigq gene encoding phosphatidylinositol N-acetylglucosaminyltransferase subunit Q encodes MVLKIFFPQCCNRADSGLLVGRWIEGHDSAVVLAVIHYPFIPGQVKQYIQQMQAQSRVELSVLGSWSLPKEGQEGMESFLRDLSTIFPQGRWLQISRQMGKTGFACQVLNRDQNGKAVQKEVKKKKENEEGGGEKEEEEEEEEEEEKVIFVHYEQRKAMLSQLHPEENGVPDATADPPSELRQVFQTVAHSEPLFFLDRYDDGPLKSTHWQSEGREASIVVELLKQASVPLCLLVSWLLSVWTWICNIRILSVYPVRFLSSKLSTCVQLSYRTEHMKTLSSPKPAATHTHFMRKANILVSFMVDVALGLLLISWLYRENRITVLANTLVPAADHVAKELEELLQWLMGAPAGLKMNRALDQVLGRFFLYHIHLWISYIHLMSPFVERILWYGGLSACLGLTFALSLLSDMVALLTFHIYCFYVYGARLYCLKIYGLSSLWRLFRGKKWNVLRQRVDSCSYDLDQLFIGTLLFTILLFLLPTTALYYLVFTLLRLVVVLFQGVLHLSVDFINSFPLFAMGLRICRPYRLAEGVKFRVLCEEPGTALHLLMEINPLKCSTVVQTYRTPTYSCYPKDSWAALVKKLFVGELIYPWRHKTTKID; translated from the exons ATGGTGCTGAAGATCTTCTTCCCTCAGTGCTGTAACCGGGCGGACAGCGGGCTGCTGGTGGGCCGCTGGATCGAAGGCCACGACTCGGCCGTGGTCCTGGCTGTCATCCACTACCCCTTCATCCCCGGACAGGTCAAGCAGTACATCCAGCAG ATGCAGGCCCAGAGCCGGGTGGAGCTGTCGGTGCTGGGATCGTGGAGTTTACCCAAAGAGGGCCAGGAGGGCATGGAGAGCTTCCTCAGGGACCTCAGCACCATCTTCCCCCAGGGACGCTGGCTCCAGATCAGCCGCCAGATGGGCAAGACGGGCTTCGCCTGCCAAGTCCTCAACCGGGACCAGA ATGGGAAAGCAGTTCAGaaagaggtgaagaagaagaaggagaatgaggagggtggaggtgagaaagaggaggaggaggaggaggaggaggaggaggagaaggtgatcTTCGTCCACTACGAGCAGAGGAAGGCGATGCTGTCACAGCTTCACCCCGAAGAGAACGGGGTTCCTGACGCCACGGCCGATCCCCCGTCCGAGCTGAGACAG GTGTTCCAGACGGTGGCCCACAGCGAGCCTCTGTTCTTCCTGGACCGGTACGACGACGGGCCGCTGAAGTCGACCCACTGGCAGTCGGAGGGGCGCGAGGCCAGCATCGTGGTGGAGCTGCTCAAACAAGCCTCCGTCCCGCTCTGCCTGCTGGTCAGCTGGCTGCTCTCTGTGTGGACCTGGATCTGTAACATACG GATCCTCAGTGTTTACCCCGTGCGTTTCCTGTCCAGCAAGCTGTCGACCTGCGTCCAGCTCAGCTACAGGACCGAACACATGAAGACGCTCAGCTCACCGAAGCcggccgccacacacacacacttcatgag GAAAGCCAACATCCTGGTGTCCTTCATGGTGGACGTGGCGCTCGGCCTGCTGCTCATCTCCTGGCTCTACAGAGAGAACCGCATCACTGTTCTAGCCAATACACTGGTGCCTGCTGCtgat CATGTGGCTaaagagctggaggagctgctgcagtggcTGATGGGAGCTCCGGCAGGGCTGAAGATGAACCGGGCTCTGGACCAGGTCCTGGGGCGCTTCTTCCTCTACCACATCCACCTCTGGATCA GCTACATCCACCTGATGTCTCCCTTCGTCGAGCGGATCCTGTGGTACGGAGGCCTGTCCGCCTGCCTGGgcctgacctttgccctctccCTGCTGTCTGACATGGTGGCCCTGCTCACCTTCCACATCTACTGCTTCTACGTCTACGGAGCCAG gcTGTACTGTCTGAAGATCTATGGGCTGTCGTCCCTCTGGAGGCTCTTCAGGGGGAAGAAGTGGAACGTTCTGAGGCAGAGGGTAGACTCCTGCTCCTACGACCTGgaccag CTCTTCATAGGAACGCTGTTGTTCACCATCCTGCTGTTCCTGCTGCCCACCACAGCGCTCTACTACCTGGTCTTCACTCTG TTGCGGCTGGTGGTGGTGCTGTTCCAAGGCGTTCTCCACCTCAGCGTGGATTTCATCAACTCCTTCCCGCTGTTCGCCATGGGCCTCCGCATCTGCCGGCCCTACAGACTGGCAG AGGGGGTGAAGTTCAGGGTGCTGTGTGAGGAGCCTGGGACGGCCCTTCACCTGCTGATGGAG atTAACCCTCTGAAGTGCAGCACGGTGGTTCAGACCTACCGCACCCCGACTTACAGCTGCTACCCCAAAGACTCGTGGGCCGCGCTGGTCAAGAAGCTGTTTGTTGGGGAGCTGATTTACCCCTGGAGACACAAAACCACCAAGATTGACTGA